A window of uncultured Gellertiella sp. genomic DNA:
CCAGCAGGTTTTCCGAGGCCTTGACCGCCGATTCCGAATAGTTGGCGCGGGTCAGGTTGGAAAACATGCAAGGCACCGAGGCGGCGGTATCCGTGCCGCAGCTGGTGACATCAGGATAGTTGATGATGTCGAGCTTTTCGAGTTCCGGATTGGTCTTCCGGCCATAGCCGTTCAGCGAGAAATTCATCGCCCGGCCGGTTTCCCCGGTGACGAGAACCGTAATCACCGGCTTTTTCGCGCCCGAGATCACCGGGCCCTTTCGGGCATCCAGGCCGAGTGGCGCTGCGACCAGCGTCGATTCCGTCAGCCGCGTATGCACCCAGTTCCAGGCACCGGCGATGGGTGCGACGGGGTTCAGCGTCTGCATCAGCAGATTGTCCTGGCGGATGGTGATGATGAAGGCCCCGAGATGGAGATAGACCATCGCCCCGGTGGCCGCGAGCATCGGCACCAATAGCTTCAGATTGCCCGCGACCTTGCGCGGCATGTCTTCATGCCGGAGCCGCACGAACAGCAGCAGGGCGACGGGCAACAGGCCATAAAGCGCGAAATGGATCAGGAAACGGGTGCTGATCAGCGCGCCTGCCTCGCGGGCATTGGTGGTCATTGCATTGTCGATCATCGATTCATTGATGATCGTGCCGAAAGTGTCGGTGAAATACGAGGCGGCTGCCGCCGTCAGAAGCAACAGGATGGCGAGCGGCTTGAACAGATATTTGACCGACAGGGTCAGAAGACCGCAGAGCAGCAGGAAGGAGATCGACAGGACGAAACTGATGAAGACACCGTTCCATCCGCCGAAATCCCTGTAGGCGAGCGGCCAGAAGCTGTTGTTGCACAGGACCAGCATCCAGAGACCGACCAGAAGGCTGGCGGGTCTGCTGCTGAATTCGGGTCGCCACTGTCTGCGCATATCGATCCCCTGTCCTTCCGGTCGCGGAAAATCCGGTCCTCAACAGGCTGGTGCTGTATCAGAACCATTGCGGCCTATGTATGACCTTCACCCCAAACGCACCATGGCCCGTGACGCGCGCGGGCCATGGGGAACGCGCAAATGCGGCGCGCCTCAATCCTTGTTGCTGATCCCGGCGCTGGCAAAGGTCGCCATGCCGGAATGGCAGGCGGCGGCGGATTTGACGATGCCGGCGGCAAGCGCCGCCCCGGTGCCTTCGCCAAGCCGCATGCCGAGTGCCAGCAGCGGCGTCTTGCCGAGTTTTTCGATGGCCTTGAGATGACCGGGTTCGCCCGAGACATGGGCAATCAGGCAGTGGTCGAGCGCCGAGGGATTGGCCGCCTTCAGGATCGAGGCGGCAGCGGTGGCGACATAGCCGTCGATCAGCACCGGGATCTTCTGCATGCGCGCGGCAAGGATCGCCCCGGCCATCGCCGCAATTTCCCGGCCGCCGACGCGGCGCAGCACTTCCAGCGGATCACCCAGATGCTCCTTGTGGAAGGCAACCGCAGTCTTGACCGCATGGATCTTGCGCTCGAGGAATTCGCCCGCCGAGCCCGTGCCGGGACCGACCCATTCTTCCGCCGTGCCGCCGTAGAGCGCCAGGTTGATGGCGGCGGCGATGGTGGTGTTGCCGATGCCCATTTCGCCGATGCACAGCAGGTCCGTGCCACCGGCAATCGCTTCCATGCCGAAGGCCATGGTGGCGGCGCAATCGCGCTCGGAAAGAGCCGCCTCGCAGGTGATGTCGCCGGTCGGAATGTCGAGCGCGAGATCGAAAACCTTGAGGCCGAGATCATGGGTGACGCAGATCTGGTTGATCGCAGCACCCCCGGCGGAGAAATTCGCCACCATCTGCTTGGTGACATCGGACGGGTAAGGCGTGACGCCCTGCCGGGTGACACCGTGATTGCCGGCAAAGATTGCCACCAGCGGACGGGTGACGGCAGGCGCGCGCCCGGTCCAGGCGGCAAGCCAGAAGGCAATCTCTTCCAGTCGGCCCAGTGCGCCGGGCGGCTTGGTCAGCTGGCTGTCGCGGTCGCGGGCCGCCGCCAGCGCCACCGGGTTCGGGCCCGGGAGATCATTGAGCAGCTTGCGAAAATCGTCAAAGGGCAGACCGGTCAGGCTCATGAAGGCGGCTTCCTTGTATTTTTATCCGGAATAAGGTTTCTCTTGGCTTCGTCTCATAAAGAGCCTCGCGACGGCAAACAACCGCAAAAGCGGCTTTCCCTGTCGCAAGCGCTCCCCGGAAAGGACCCCCGCCCATGTGGCCCGAAAAAGCACCGATGGAATTCATCGTCGATGTCGCCCGTTCGCTCGGCTTCCTGAGCCGCATCCCCGTCCCTTCCCGCTTCTTCGAGGGTGACGACGGACGGATGGAGCGGACCTCCGGCGGCTTCGCGCTGGCAGGCATCATCCTGTCGCTGCTGCCTGCGCTGCTGCTCTATGCGCTGGGCCACGGCCATGCGCCGCTGCTTGCCGCAACGCTTGCGACCGGCATCCTGGTGCTGGTGACCGGCGGCCTGCACGAGGACGGGCTCGGCGACACCATGGATGGCCTTGGCGGCGGACGCGACCGCGAACGGGCACTTGCCATCATGAAGGACAGCCGCATCGGCTCCTATGGGGCGCTGGCGCTGGTGCTGTCGATTCTCGCCCGCATCACCGCGCTCGCCACTCTCGTCACGGCGGGATCGCCGACGCTTGCGGCCCTTGCGATGGTCGCCACGGCAGGGGCCAGCCGGGCGGCGATGGTCTGGCACTGGCGGGCACTGCCTGCCGCAAAGCCGGATGGCGTCGCAGCCCGGGTCGGCGTGCCCTCGGGCAGGTCCCTGAGAACGGCGCTTGCGACGGCGCTGATCCTCGCCCTCCTGCTGCTCGCGCCTTTCCTGTCGCTGGCTGTTGTGGCGGTGGCGATTTTTGCGGGCCTTTTTTCCACCTGGCTGTTTACGGACATGATCAGGAGCAGGCTCGGCGGCCATACCGGCGACACGATTGGTGCAACGCAACAGGTTTTCGAAATCGTGATGCTGTCGACCCTTGCGCTTCTCATCTGAACTTCGCATAGGTTGCGAAAGCAAAAGGTCATATCCATGGAATCCCCCTGCATCCTCGTCTGCTCCATCGACATGGTGACCGGCTATTGCTTCGGTTGCGGGCGCACGCGCGAGGAAATCGGAGCCTGGACGACCTATACCGACAGCGAGCGCCGCACGATCATGGCGAGCCTGCCCGCCCGGCTGGAAGGGGTGGAACGCAAGCCGCGCCGGGAGACCCGTCGCCAGCGCATGGCGCGTGAAAACGGCAGCGCATGAGCAGGTACCGGATCGGCATCGCAATCATTGGCATCGGCCTCGCCGTCCTGCTGCTGAAGCCGGAGAATACGAAACTGCTCGGGCTCAACAGCGACCAGCTCGCCTCCGCCCTCTACCTTCTGCCGCTCACCGCCGTTCTCGGCGCGGGCATTCTCGCCAGCCGCAGGCGCTGGTCGCAGTCGGTGCGACAACTGATGATCTGGATGCTGATCATCCTCGCACTCGCCACGATCTCGCTGTTTCGCGAAGACGCGGAGCGAACGGGGCTGCGGCTGCTCGCAGGCCTGCTGCCGGGCCATGCCGTCACCACCACCGATTCGAAAGGCCGCAAGGAGGTGCTGCTGTCACGCAGCCTCAACGGCCATTTCAGCGCCGTCGTCACCGTCAATGCCCAGGACATCCCGATGCTCATCGACACCGGTGCCAGCACCGTGACGCTCACCTACGAGGATGCGGTTCAGGTCGGCATCATCCCCGAAAACCTCACCTATTCCACCCGCGTGCTGACCGCCAACGGCGAAGCCATGGCCGCCCCCATCGACCTTACAATGATGCAACTCGGTCCGATCAAGCGCGAAAACGTCCCCGCCCTCGTCACCCGCAAGGGCGCGATGGATGAGAGCCTGCTCGGCATGAGCTTCCTCACCACCGTCTCGTCTTTCCAGATGCAGTCCGATGAATTGCGGCTGAAGGACTGATCCGCCGAACCTCAGCTCTTCAGCCTGTATCCCGTCCGGAACATCCAGTTGACCAGCATCAGGCAGATTGCGAGAAACAGGGCGACGGTGCCAAGGCTCAGCCAGGGATTGACGTCGGCGATGCCGTAGAAACTCCAGCGGAAGCCGCTCACCAGGTAGAGGACCGGGTTGAAATGGCTGACGGCCCGCCAGAAGGGGGTCAGCATGTTGACCGAGTAGAAGCAGCCGCCGAGAAAGGTCAGCGGCGGGATGACCAGCATCGGGATGAGGTTCAACTGCTCGAAATCCTTCGCCCAGATGCCGATGATGAAGCCGAACAGGCTGAAGGTCACCGCCGTCAGCACCAGGAACAGCACCATCAGGAAGGGGTGCTGGATCGAGACATCGACGAAGAAGGAAGCGGTGATCAGGATGATGGTTCCGACCAGCAGCCCCTTGGTCGCTGCCGCCCCGACATAGCCGACGAGAATTTCCGGCATCGAGACGGGCGAGGACAGCAGCTCATAGATGGTACCGGTGAATTTCGGGAAATAGATGCCGAAGGAGCCATTGGCGATGCATTGCGTCAGCAGCGACAGCATGATCAGCCCCGGCGTGATGAAGGAGCCGTAGGAGACCCCCTCGATATTCTGGATGCGCGAGCCGATTGCCGTGCCGAACACGATGAAATACAGCGAGGTCGACAGAACAGGCGAGACGACGCTCTGCAGCAGCGTGCGCCGGGTGCGGGCCATCTCGAAGGCGTAGATGGACTTCATGGCTTCGAAATTCATGCCCGTTCTCCGATCAGCGATACGAAAATGTCTTCCAGCGAATTCTGCCGGGTGGAAAGGTCCCTGAAGCCGATGCCCGCCGCAGACAGCGCCTGCAGCAGCGGCGTGATGCGGTCGGTGACATCGTGGCCGTCATAATCATGGACGAGGGTGTTGCCCCCGTTCTCCAGCCGCAGGCCGAACGGCGCGAGCCCGGCGGGAACCTCGCTGAGCGGATGGGCAAGCTCGAGGATCAGCTGCTTGGAACCGAGCTTCTTCATCAGCACGTCCTTGCGCTCGACCAGCAGCAGCCTGCCGCCATCGATGATGCCGACCCGGTCGGCGATTTCCTCCGCCTCCTCGATATAGTGGGTCGTGAGGATGATCGTCACGCCGCTGTCGCGCAGCCGGCTGACCACCTGCCACATGTCCTTGCGCAGATTCACGTCGACGCCTGCCGTGGGTTCGTCGAGAAACAGCACCCGTGGCTCGTGCGACAGCGCCTTGGCAATCAGCACCCGGCGCTTCATGCCGCCGGAAAGCTGGCGCAGCATGAAATCCTTCTTGTCCCACAGCGAGAGATCGCGCAGCACTCTTTCGATATGGGCGGGATCGGGTTTCCGGCCATGCAGGCCGCGGGAAAAGCTGACAGTGTTCCAGACGGTCTCGAACTGGTCGGTGGTCAGTTCCTGCGGCACCAGGCCGATCAGCGAGCGGGTCTCGCGAAAATCCTTCACCACATCGAAGCCGCCTGCCAGCACCCGGCCCGAACTCGGCACGACGATGCCGCAAATGATCGAGATCAGCGTGGTCTTGCCCGCGCCATTCGGCCCGAGAAGAGCAAGGATTTCACCCTGCGCAATGTCGAGGCTGACGCCTTTCAGCGCCTCGAAGCCATTGCCATAGGTCTTGGTGAGGTTCTGGACGGAAATGATCGGTTGCGGCATGGTTCTTCCGGAATGGGAGCGATGTGGGCAAAGGCAAGGCGGCCTGTGCATCGACTATATAGGAAGAAAAGCCGGCAGGGCGACAACCCTTTGAAATTTGCCCTTTCAATTTTGCCCGTTCAAAATTTGCCTGTTGAAGAACATGCCAGCCGGCATCAGGAACCGAGCACCGCGATCACCCGGTCCGCCATGCGCACGCAGCGCATGCCGTCGAACGGAAACAGGCCGGAAAACGCTCCGGTCACCCGCGCTTCCAGCCCGGTGCGCAGCAATTTTCGCGCCCGGTGCAGGCGCGTCTTCACCGTTTCCGGCTTGATCCCGAGAAGCCCGGAGGTTTCCTCGATGCTCATGCCCTCGATATCGCGCAGGACGAAGACGCTGCGGAAATCCGCAGGCAGGTCATCGACGAGATCTTCAAGCAGCACCCGCACCTCGCGCCGCGCGGCCCCGCTTTCGGGGTCTTCCGGCATCAGGGCGGAGGGAAAGGCGATGACGCTGCCGCCGGGACGGTTGTTCTGCAAATCCACCTCCTCGAGGTCGACGGTGTGACGCCGGCTCCGCATCCGGCCAAAGGCTTCATTGAGGGCGATGCGGGTGAGCCAGGTCTTGAGCTTCGCTTCGCCGCGAAAAGTACCCATCGCGCGGAACGCCTGCACCCAGGCGGCCTGCACGGCATCCTCCGCCTCGCCGTCATCGCGAAGCACCGAGCGGGTGACGCGAAACAGCAGCCGGTTGTGGCGCTGCATGATTTCGCGCATCGCCGTCTCGCTGCCGTCAGCCGATTGCGCGGCCAGAGCCGCATCATCCTCGGTGGAGACATGCCTGCGCTGGAGGGACTCTGCCATGAATTTTCCTTTCCGCCCGGTCTTGGCAGCCGGACAGGAGGCCTGCCCGGCTGCCGGTTTCAGTTTGCCACCTTCAGCACGGCCTTCATGCCGGGATGGAAGCGGCAGAAGAAGGCATGGTCACCGGGCCCAAGATCCTTCACCACCATCCGCACATCCTGTTTCGGCGGCAGGTCGATGTCGAAGGCGTGATCGCCTGCCGTGGCCGTGTGGCGAAAGATATCAAGATTGCGCCACACAATCACGTCGCCCGGATGCACCTCCTGCGGCACCGTCCCGAATTTCAGGTGATCGATGGCGATCACATGTTCGGCGGCGGCGAGCGGCGCGGCAGCAAGGACCGCAAGCAGCCCGATGAGGCCGGAAATGCGTGCCCCGCAGACCATCACTTCACCGAGGCAGCCGCATGTTCGGCGTGCATTTCATGTTCCTGGAACAGCGTCAGGCCGGTTTGCAGCAGCGCCTTCAGTTCGGCATTCTGTGCAGAGGGGATCAGCGTGTCCTTCAGGGCCGCATTG
This region includes:
- a CDS encoding phosphoethanolamine--lipid A transferase produces the protein MRRQWRPEFSSRPASLLVGLWMLVLCNNSFWPLAYRDFGGWNGVFISFVLSISFLLLCGLLTLSVKYLFKPLAILLLLTAAAASYFTDTFGTIINESMIDNAMTTNAREAGALISTRFLIHFALYGLLPVALLLFVRLRHEDMPRKVAGNLKLLVPMLAATGAMVYLHLGAFIITIRQDNLLMQTLNPVAPIAGAWNWVHTRLTESTLVAAPLGLDARKGPVISGAKKPVITVLVTGETGRAMNFSLNGYGRKTNPELEKLDIINYPDVTSCGTDTAASVPCMFSNLTRANYSESAVKASENLLDVVRHAGMDAIWWDNNTGSKGVADRSTYVPFMDTRDPLLCPNDECRDSVFLERLAEKLAGTTKDTLLVLHQIGSHGPAYYRRYPDDLRAFTPDCRTPDLPKCSLEEVRNAYDNSIVATDRFLADVIGILKKNDDHLSSALLYASDHGESLGENGLFLHGAPYAFAPKEQTHVPMITWYSPSYGALMGIDHACLAKQAGNAYSHDNWFHTALGMLDIQTSVYNGALDLYRTCRAKG
- the cobT gene encoding nicotinate-nucleotide--dimethylbenzimidazole phosphoribosyltransferase; the protein is MSLTGLPFDDFRKLLNDLPGPNPVALAAARDRDSQLTKPPGALGRLEEIAFWLAAWTGRAPAVTRPLVAIFAGNHGVTRQGVTPYPSDVTKQMVANFSAGGAAINQICVTHDLGLKVFDLALDIPTGDITCEAALSERDCAATMAFGMEAIAGGTDLLCIGEMGIGNTTIAAAINLALYGGTAEEWVGPGTGSAGEFLERKIHAVKTAVAFHKEHLGDPLEVLRRVGGREIAAMAGAILAARMQKIPVLIDGYVATAAASILKAANPSALDHCLIAHVSGEPGHLKAIEKLGKTPLLALGMRLGEGTGAALAAGIVKSAAACHSGMATFASAGISNKD
- a CDS encoding adenosylcobinamide-GDP ribazoletransferase — translated: MWPEKAPMEFIVDVARSLGFLSRIPVPSRFFEGDDGRMERTSGGFALAGIILSLLPALLLYALGHGHAPLLAATLATGILVLVTGGLHEDGLGDTMDGLGGGRDRERALAIMKDSRIGSYGALALVLSILARITALATLVTAGSPTLAALAMVATAGASRAAMVWHWRALPAAKPDGVAARVGVPSGRSLRTALATALILALLLLAPFLSLAVVAVAIFAGLFSTWLFTDMIRSRLGGHTGDTIGATQQVFEIVMLSTLALLI
- a CDS encoding DUF1289 domain-containing protein, which gives rise to MESPCILVCSIDMVTGYCFGCGRTREEIGAWTTYTDSERRTIMASLPARLEGVERKPRRETRRQRMARENGSA
- a CDS encoding TIGR02281 family clan AA aspartic protease, with product MSRYRIGIAIIGIGLAVLLLKPENTKLLGLNSDQLASALYLLPLTAVLGAGILASRRRWSQSVRQLMIWMLIILALATISLFREDAERTGLRLLAGLLPGHAVTTTDSKGRKEVLLSRSLNGHFSAVVTVNAQDIPMLIDTGASTVTLTYEDAVQVGIIPENLTYSTRVLTANGEAMAAPIDLTMMQLGPIKRENVPALVTRKGAMDESLLGMSFLTTVSSFQMQSDELRLKD
- a CDS encoding ABC transporter permease, which codes for MNFEAMKSIYAFEMARTRRTLLQSVVSPVLSTSLYFIVFGTAIGSRIQNIEGVSYGSFITPGLIMLSLLTQCIANGSFGIYFPKFTGTIYELLSSPVSMPEILVGYVGAAATKGLLVGTIILITASFFVDVSIQHPFLMVLFLVLTAVTFSLFGFIIGIWAKDFEQLNLIPMLVIPPLTFLGGCFYSVNMLTPFWRAVSHFNPVLYLVSGFRWSFYGIADVNPWLSLGTVALFLAICLMLVNWMFRTGYRLKS
- a CDS encoding ABC transporter ATP-binding protein, producing the protein MPQPIISVQNLTKTYGNGFEALKGVSLDIAQGEILALLGPNGAGKTTLISIICGIVVPSSGRVLAGGFDVVKDFRETRSLIGLVPQELTTDQFETVWNTVSFSRGLHGRKPDPAHIERVLRDLSLWDKKDFMLRQLSGGMKRRVLIAKALSHEPRVLFLDEPTAGVDVNLRKDMWQVVSRLRDSGVTIILTTHYIEEAEEIADRVGIIDGGRLLLVERKDVLMKKLGSKQLILELAHPLSEVPAGLAPFGLRLENGGNTLVHDYDGHDVTDRITPLLQALSAAGIGFRDLSTRQNSLEDIFVSLIGERA
- a CDS encoding RNA polymerase sigma factor yields the protein MAESLQRRHVSTEDDAALAAQSADGSETAMREIMQRHNRLLFRVTRSVLRDDGEAEDAVQAAWVQAFRAMGTFRGEAKLKTWLTRIALNEAFGRMRSRRHTVDLEEVDLQNNRPGGSVIAFPSALMPEDPESGAARREVRVLLEDLVDDLPADFRSVFVLRDIEGMSIEETSGLLGIKPETVKTRLHRARKLLRTGLEARVTGAFSGLFPFDGMRCVRMADRVIAVLGS
- a CDS encoding amicyanin, yielding MVCGARISGLIGLLAVLAAAPLAAAEHVIAIDHLKFGTVPQEVHPGDVIVWRNLDIFRHTATAGDHAFDIDLPPKQDVRMVVKDLGPGDHAFFCRFHPGMKAVLKVAN